CAATCACCATAGGAATAATCGGATGAGACATGCTCCATATCACCCTAAAAACAAAAAAGTGGGCAGTTGCCCACCTCCATGAAAACCACTTTCACAGAAACTTGACCCATGGCTCGACGATAGCAGCCATAAATCAGATTACATGGTAACGCATCTAACTGGTTGTGATGCAAGTTCCAGAAAATTAATTGCTGACGACTTGGCCTAGGAATCATTCAGCCAGTTGGCAAATCGTATCGACTAGATGCTCAATATCCATAATAGTAACTATTTTTGCATTCAACTGACTAGCCACCTCATCAACCGTCATGTCATCTAAAAATCGGGCTTCATCGTGTTTCAGCATAACAGCAGGCAACAGAATCCTATCTCCTAGCGCTTTGCCAGTTAGGCCTTGAATCAAATCTTGCCCCGTGAGCAATCCGGTCACGGTAATCGCCTGTCCCCAGTAATCGCTACGCAGAGCTACCATCTGGACAGTCAAACCCTGAACCTGGTTCAGTCGGGATACCACAGGCTGAAATGCTCGCTCTACGGCATTGCCCACCACCCAAGTCAGGATGCGCGGTGGAGTAATGCGATTGGGTAGCCGTTGAGATGCAATCTGAAACTGCTGCAGAAATTGGCGAATAGAGCCAACACCATTACCAATTTGAGGATAGTCTTGGTAGTGGGAAGCTGGGGGCAAGTCTTGACCAGCAATCAAGAACCACTCGTCGGCTAGCCAAGCAACAGGAGAACCATACTGCCGTTGAAAAGCTGCTTGTA
This Cyanobacteriota bacterium DNA region includes the following protein-coding sequences:
- a CDS encoding DUF512 domain-containing protein yields the protein PLYVSVHATQPDIRIRLLKNPRAGQILEQLRWFQTHRLQVHTQVVVCPGINDGDHLQQTLLDLASFHAPAQNHQDQRIPTVLSIAVVPVGLTRFRPAEDELVPVTPDLARRTIAQVQPLQAAFQRQYGSPVAWLADEWFLIAGQDLPPASHYQDYPQIGNGVGSIRQFLQQFQIASQRLPNRITPPRILTWVVGNAVERAFQPVVSRLNQVQGLTVQMVALRSDYWGQAITVTGLLTGQDLIQGLTGKALGDRILLPAVMLKHDEARFLDDMTVDEVASQLNAKIVTIMDIEHLVDTICQLAE